A portion of the Bactrocera neohumeralis isolate Rockhampton chromosome 2, APGP_CSIRO_Bneo_wtdbg2-racon-allhic-juicebox.fasta_v2, whole genome shotgun sequence genome contains these proteins:
- the LOC126760122 gene encoding uncharacterized protein F21D5.5, which produces MSVAKSLKRSLTDSGGSKLAKRTCILQPMTSDYNCINLNSGRNLIGRTSETGIRDVHCSKRQLELDVDMENAKAKLRVIGVNPCSVNGVMIMQDSECNLEHGSIIELVYGKHQFELLFKPSPTTEAKITNGKQNQQKPIDKEKSNVSSMSKNGTGNWESVGNGAMMVYTDDAVQASDKIAGYDIDGTIITTKSGNVFPKHTDDWQILYPEVPKKLKSLQQSGYKICFFTNQGGIGSGKIKLDDFKRKIKDILTKLGVPVQVYIAIEEGHYRKPLIGMWQYLVDNKNEGIDIDLSKSFYVGDAAGRPESGSGKNKRRKDHSLADRRFAANINVSFYTPEEHFLGKPTEQWLKSDYKPCDIVNNKDIPLLEPKNVDIPADNCEMIIMVGLPGSGKSYFCQEYLEQHNYTIANADTVGGTQACLKICEKALGAGTSCVVDNTNVDVESRKKFITLAKKYNAPCRCFVMNVPVEQVRHNIKYRHLTDSSHSKINEMVFNMMKKKYKNPTEDEGFTHIVKVNLKPKFKSATEEQLYKLYLLEK; this is translated from the exons ATGTCGGTTGCCAAATCATTAAAACGATCCCTTACGGACAGTGGTGGATCCAAACTTGCCAAGCGAACATGTATTCTTCAACCAATGACATCAGATTAtaattgtattaatttaaattctgGGAGAAATTTGATAGGACGAACATCTGAAACTGGCATACGAGATGTTCATTGTTCCAAGCGACAACTGGAACTCGACGTAGAcatggaaaatgcaaaagctAAGTTGCGAGTAATTGGTGTAAATCCTTGCAGTGTAAATGGTGTAATGATAATGCAGGATAGCGAATGCAATCTGGAGCATGGAAGCATCATTGAACTTGTTTACGGTAAACATCAGTTCGAGCTACTATTCAAACCGTCACCTACAACGGAAGCAAAAATcacaaatggaaaacaaaaccaacaaaagcCCATTGATAAAGAGAAGTCAAACGTAAGCAGCATGAGTAAAAATGGGACGGGAAATTGGGAGTCCGTAGGAAATGGCGCTATGATGGTATACACCGATGACGCAGTACAAGCGTCAGACAAAATCGCTGGATATGATATTGACGGCACAATTATTACCACCAAGTCTGGTAATGTTTTCCCAAAACATACCGATGATTGGCAAATATTATACCCCGaagtaccaaaaaaattaaaatcgttaCAACAAAGTGgatataaaatttgctttttcaCCAATCAAGGAGGTATAGGAAgtggcaaaataaaattagatgattttaaaagaaaaatcaaagatATACTCACAAAGTTAGGAGTACCTGTACAAGTTTATATCGCTATCGAAGAAGGGCACTACAGGAAACCATTGATTGGAATGTGGCAATATTTGGTGGATAATAAAAACGAGGGCATTGATATAGATTTAAGCAAAAGCTTCTATGTTGGCGATGCGGCCGGACGTCCAGAAAGCGGCAGTGGCAAAAACAAGCGTAGGAAAGATCATTCTCTAGCAGACCGTAGATTTGCGGCTAATATCAATGTGTCTTTTTACACTCCTGAGGAGCACTTCTTAGGTAAACCTACGGAGCAATGGCTGAAATCTGATTATAAGCCATGCGATATTGTAAATAACAAGGATATCCCGCTTTTGGAACCTAAAAATGTAGATATTCCCGCTGATAATTGTGAAATGATAATTATGGTGGGCTTGCCGGGGTCCG GTAAAAGTTACTTTTGTCAAGAGTATCTTGAACAACATAACTACACTATCGCCAATGCTGACACAGTAGGAGGCACTCAGGCATGCCTTAAAATATGTGAGAAAGCCTTGGGGGCCGGGACTTCTTGTGTCGTGGACAATACAAATGTAGATGTCGAGTCgcgaaaaaagtttataacgCTAGCAAAGAAGTACAATGCCCCTTGTCGCTGTTTTGTTATGAACGTGCCAGTTGAGCAAGTGcgtcataatataaaatacagaCATCTTACAGATAGTAGCCACTCAAAGATAAATGAAATGGTTTTCAATAtgatgaagaaaaaatataaaaatccaaCAGAAGACGAAGGCTTCACACATATTgtcaaagtaaatttaaaacCGAAATTTAAAAGCGCAACAGAGGAGCAactatacaaattatatttattagaaaaataa
- the LOC126760036 gene encoding uncharacterized protein LOC126760036: MASFEQFVLKVKPALDMFLRAPNREHLERLRYELLQFDFRQMKVFHSQILAPLVLKLEELNGVNQDLMTGILDCVRIVMSKLYLEDIQELRTLLVIVLKQIRESGAIATRPNISEELKLVSVQCIAEALRRSSSDVLEEFYKQESAMLLGQILLSLVEFIEKEIYRKLVIASIVCLMTIFYVHDEAEFTDVVLRNQVADTIFIFLPKIVTVLLKTSLADEKLGETLKATAIKALGRVLCVIFDHSGDVVVKHCYDKNEFKNMFIEASQLKNDSSEFDTYATTNKSSQEQIASRLKRMQSSGRSKEWFKDTSVKLRIVYTQTNILRSHDSLRVRTEYARMCCSLIERCGHNLSGNFILLLENVISMSQDEDKNISQLCAQTISRLQQDNAIESIFDEYADTLFDEHLAKLPRIINRCADAEQYAELIFLKGFLKNLSASKMKSLFLVPKNLEMLCRCLLSAVDMKLCRNFLAEEYAVREVVETDFTECAKLSWRQYKHLNSERCIKLVEDICVILGKTKGLSRLMYDLLLELLDQNSEAMNEILLIMLWVGAGGENRSNSTNMNLVEILTEEILNDKHWHLALRPDASWRLKVDKPTNWFVDNTPGLYESAVEIRTQDVDSDDEKDADTVSRSQRVTILDAEFNVLHTCLALDVLGHCATNFGVRFSSYIFRCLHKVLLKVASSNTMVYQAANFCLVSIQKALKLASISELIEAHTDYLSYHLNTILKRSPESHAAVDILTVLLQLSTRRALPHLENIFQTIYNECSKSQQSENINAFLRVFNAFLKHVARWQMSSDVEVCSVPMQVEDTQEADLLQNWLDILERTSAFVEDESVNMENDTNAKSTTNTADDVEMKDEVAADDLKPQLPRHIQMVKDITTQVLKFVGFVDQTHQILALECLIQAVPLLHDYEDELLPLVHLTWSPLVERFRNNDAVVLNRCFTLLNVLATHAKEFILKRSLDDVIPNLKDFLQKSAKNSVMETITAHTQEYKLQVILLEHFANLIESLQIDGKHLNDIAEIVSLYLAKEQPKELQELAIQFYLRFRLYDGPLAYMIVLKKAHISNYKDNAEKVLTNFRISGSSSSSM; the protein is encoded by the exons ATGGcatcatttgaacaatttgtattGAAAGTAAAACCAGCGTTGGACATGTTCCTGCGGGCGCCCAACAGGGAGCATTTGGAGCGGCTTCGCTATGAACTGTTGCAATTTGACTTTAGACAAATGAAAGTATTCCATTCTCAAATATTGGCGCCACTCGTACTAAAATTGGAAGAACTAAATGG AGTAAATCAGGACTTGATGACGGGCATTTTGGATTGCGTGCGCATTGTTATGTCCAAGCTGTACTTAGAGGACATACAGGAATTGCGCACGTTGCTAGTAATCGTGCTAAAGCAAATTCGTGAATCTGGTGCGATCGCAACGCGTCCGAACATAAGTGAGGAATTAAAGTTGGTTTCAGTACAATGCATTGCAGAGGCTTTGCGCCGTTCCAGTAGTGATGTATTGGAGGAATTTTATAAGCAAGAATCTGCTATGCTCCTCGGGCAGATACTATTATCGCTAGTTGagtttattgaaaaagaaatatatcggaAATTAGT AATTGCTTCCATAGTTTGTTTAATGACAATATTTTATGTGCATGATGAAGCAGAATTTACAGATGTAGTACTAAGAAATCAAGTAGCCGAtacgatttttatatttttgccaaaaattgttACTGTCTTGTTAAAAACTAGCCTTGCCGATGAAAAATTGGGTGAAACACTTAAAGCG ACAGCCATTAAAGCACTGGGTCGAGTACTGTGCGTGATTTTCGATCATTCGGGTGATGTAGTTGTCAAACACTGCTACGATAagaatgaatttaaaaatatgtttattgagGCGTCACAACTTAAAAACGATTCATCTGAATTCGATACTTACGCAACGACCAACAAAAGCTCTCAAGAACAAATTGCAAGTCGCCTGAAGCGTATGCAAAGCAGTGGTCGCTCCAAAGAATGGTTCAAGGATACTTCAGTTAAGCTCCGCATAGtttatacacaaacaaatattttgcgttCGCACGATTCACTGCGTGTGCGTACCGAATATGCACGTATGTGTTGCAGTCTAATAGAACGTTGCGGCCATAACCTTTCAGGAAACTTTATACTTTTACTCGAGAACGTGATATCGATGTCGCAGGATGAAGATAAGAATATCAGTCAACTATGTGCACAAACAATATCTCGGCTACAACAAGACAATGCTATTGAGAGTATTTTTGACGAGTACGCCGATACATTATTCGATGAACATTTAGCGAAATTGCCACGCATAATCAATCGCTGTGCCGACGCTGAGCAATACGctgaattaattttcttaaaggGGTTTCTGAAAAATTTAAGCGCGTCCAAAATGAAGTCTCTGTTTTTGGTgccgaaaaatttagaaatgctTTGTAGATGTCTGCTTTCAGCAGTTGATATGAAACTATGTCGCAATTTTTTAGCGGAGGAATATGCAGTACGAGAAGTTGTGGAGACTGATTTTACGGAATGTGCCAAACTCAGTTGGCGACAATATAAGCACTTGAATAGCGAACGTTGCATTAAATTAGTGGAAGATATTTGTGTGATTTTAGGCAAAACAAAAGGATTAAGTCGTTTGATGTATGACTTGCTCTTGGAGTTGCTGGATCAAAACAGTGAAGCAATGAACGAAATTTTGCTGATAATGCTGTGGGTCGGCGCAGGTGGTGAAAACCGAAGTAATTCTACCAATATGAACTTGGTAGAAATACTTACTGAAGAAATCTTGAATGATAAACACTGGCACTTAGCACTGCGGCCTGATGCCAGCTGGCGGCTGAAGGTGGATAAG CCAACAAACTGGTTTGTGGACAATACGCCCGGATTATACGAGTCGGCAGTAGAAATTAGAACACAAGATGTTGATTCGGATGATGAAAAGGATGCGGATACAG TGAGCAGGTCACAACGTGTCACCATTTTGGATGCCGAATTCAATGTATTACACACATGTCTAGCTTTAGATGTTTTAGGACACTGCGCGACAAATTTTGGCGTTAGATTTAGCAGCTATATATTTCGTTGCCTACACAAAGTGCTTTTAAAAGTGG CAAGTAGCAACACAATGGTTTATCAAGCGGCCAACTTTTGCTTAGTCTCCATACAGAAAGCGTTGAAATTAGCAAGTATCTCAGAATTGATTGAAGCACATACGGATTACCTCAGCTATCATCTGAATACCATTTTAAAGCGG TCACCTGAAAGCCACGCTGCAGTTGACATATTAACGGTACTGCTTCAACTAAGCACTCGCAGAGCGTTACCACATTTGGAGAATATCTTCCAAACAATATACAATGAATGTAGTAAATCCCAACAATCGGAAAATATTAATGCATTTTTGCGTGTTTTCAATGCGTTTTTGAAACATGTCGCGCGCTGGCAAATGTCAAGTGATGTGGAGGTGTGCTCTGTGCCCATGCAAGTCGAGGATACACAAGAAGCAGATCTCCTACAAAATTGGCTGGATATATTGGAAAGAACTAGTGCTTTTGTTGAGGATGAAAGTGTGAATATGGAGAATGACACAAATGCAAAAAGTACAACAAACACCGCGGATGATGTTGAGATGAAAGATGAGGTGGCTGCAGATGATTTGAAGCCACAATTGCCACGTCACATACAAATGGTTAAGGATATAACAACGcaggttttaaaatttgtggGTTTTGTTGACCAAACGCACCAGATACTTGCGCTCGAGTGTTTAATACAAGCTGTGCCTTTACTGCATGATTATGAAGATGAGCTGCTGCCATTGGTGCACTTAACGTGGTCACCATTGGTGGAGCGATTTCGTAACAACGACGCTGTGGTTTTAAATCGCTGTTTCACATTGTTGAATGTGCTGGCTACGCATGCTAAGGAATTCATATTGAAGCGAAGCTTAGA tGATGTGATACCTAATTTGAAAGATTTCTTGCAAAAATCAGCGAAAAACAGCGTGATGGAAACAATAACCGc tcaCACACAAGAGTATAAACTGCAAGTGATTCTGCTTGAGCATTTTGCCAATCTCATTGAGAGCTTACAAATCGATGGCAAACATTTGAATGATATCGCTGAAATTGTTTCGCTTTATCTTGCGAAAGAACAGCCAAAGGAGTTGCAAGAATTGGCCATCCAGTTCTACCTACGTTTCCGTTTGTATGACGGACCGCTAGCGTACATGATTGTGCTGAAGAAAGCGCACATAAGCAATTATAAGGACAATGCAGAAAAAGTGCTGACAAATTTTCGTATAAGTGGAAGCTCCAGTAGTAGTATGTGA